One Streptomyces sp. R28 DNA window includes the following coding sequences:
- a CDS encoding N-acetylmuramoyl-L-alanine amidase → MSYVGPDFDPPQPRRPRRRALTVAAAALVPGALLGWVMYEAVSAPGDGGASGTAAVRPSDTAPTISATNDDKPPGPTPTADSTADSTSVPSASGPLKGKVVVIDPGHNPNNFQHTAEINRKVNIGTNWKECDTTGTSTNDGYTEAEFTLDVAHRLRTLLEKQGATVKFTQDGDRSWGPCVDERAEIGNKAHADAVVSVHADGADAGQRGFHVILPAKVHAGAANTGPIVTSSRDLGERIAGSFVRATGSAPSNYVGDGTGLVTREDLGGLNLSTVPKVFIECGNMRDSNDAAQLTSGAWRQKAARGISEGIVGFLRG, encoded by the coding sequence GTGTCGTACGTAGGTCCGGACTTCGATCCTCCCCAGCCCCGCCGCCCTCGCCGCCGCGCCCTGACCGTCGCGGCCGCCGCTCTCGTGCCGGGGGCGCTGCTGGGATGGGTGATGTACGAGGCGGTGAGTGCCCCCGGCGACGGAGGCGCGTCGGGCACTGCGGCCGTACGGCCGTCGGACACGGCGCCGACGATCTCCGCCACGAACGACGACAAGCCGCCGGGCCCGACCCCCACCGCGGATTCCACGGCCGACTCCACCTCCGTCCCTTCCGCCTCCGGCCCCCTCAAGGGCAAGGTCGTCGTCATCGACCCCGGCCACAACCCCAACAACTTCCAGCACACGGCCGAGATCAACCGCAAGGTGAACATCGGCACGAACTGGAAGGAATGCGACACGACGGGGACGTCCACCAACGACGGTTACACCGAGGCCGAGTTCACACTCGACGTCGCCCACCGGCTGCGCACGCTGCTGGAGAAGCAGGGCGCCACGGTCAAGTTCACCCAGGACGGCGACCGTTCCTGGGGCCCCTGCGTCGACGAGCGGGCCGAGATCGGCAACAAGGCGCACGCCGACGCCGTCGTCTCCGTCCACGCGGACGGTGCGGACGCCGGCCAACGGGGCTTCCACGTCATCCTCCCGGCCAAGGTGCACGCGGGCGCCGCGAACACCGGCCCCATCGTCACCTCCTCCCGCGACCTCGGCGAGCGCATCGCGGGTTCCTTCGTCCGCGCAACGGGCAGCGCGCCGTCCAACTACGTCGGCGACGGCACCGGACTCGTCACGCGTGAGGATCTTGGCGGTCTCAATCTGTCAACGGTTCCGAAGGTGTTCATCGAGTGCGGCAACATGCGCGATAGCAATGACGCGGCGCAGCTCACCAGTGGCGCTTGGCGGCAGAAGGCGGCGCGAGGAATCTCTGAGGGAATCGTGGGTTTCCTGCGCGGGTAG
- a CDS encoding prenyltransferase: MTTPRTEHLVLPGVLTAEQAAATVAGILAVQREDGAIPWFRGHHLDPWDHVEAAMALDTAGEHTAAERAYTWLATHQNEDGSWYAAYADGAFDDVTDTGRETNFVAYIAVGVWHHYLSTGDDMFLDRMWPSVYAAIECVLQLQQPGGQIGWRRDEDGTATADALLTGSSSIHHALRCALAIAEQREEPQPDWELAAGALRHAIRRHPERFLDKDRYSMDWYYPVLGGALTGAEAKSRMEEGWERFVVPGLGVRCVVPNPWVTGGESAELALALWAMGESDRALEILQSIQHLRDAESGLYWTGYVFDDDAIWPRELTTWTAGSLLLAVAALGGHDATCAVFGGDRLPTGLDPECCA; this comes from the coding sequence GTGACCACCCCCCGGACAGAACACCTCGTCCTGCCCGGGGTCCTCACCGCCGAGCAGGCCGCCGCGACCGTCGCAGGGATCCTTGCCGTGCAGCGTGAGGACGGGGCGATCCCCTGGTTCCGTGGGCACCACCTCGACCCGTGGGACCACGTCGAGGCGGCGATGGCGCTGGACACGGCCGGTGAGCACACGGCTGCCGAGCGGGCGTACACCTGGCTGGCGACCCACCAGAACGAGGACGGCTCCTGGTACGCCGCCTACGCGGACGGCGCCTTCGACGACGTCACCGACACCGGCCGCGAGACCAACTTCGTCGCCTACATAGCCGTAGGCGTCTGGCACCACTACCTCTCCACCGGCGACGACATGTTCCTGGACCGCATGTGGCCGTCCGTCTACGCCGCGATCGAGTGCGTCCTCCAGCTCCAGCAGCCGGGCGGACAGATCGGCTGGCGGCGCGACGAGGACGGCACGGCGACGGCGGACGCGCTGCTCACCGGCTCGTCCTCGATCCACCACGCGCTGCGGTGCGCGCTGGCGATCGCCGAGCAGCGGGAAGAGCCGCAGCCGGACTGGGAGTTGGCTGCCGGGGCGCTGCGGCACGCGATCCGTCGTCACCCGGAGCGGTTCCTGGACAAGGACCGCTACTCGATGGACTGGTACTACCCGGTGCTGGGCGGCGCGTTGACGGGCGCCGAGGCCAAGTCCCGTATGGAAGAGGGCTGGGAGCGTTTCGTCGTCCCCGGCCTCGGGGTGCGGTGCGTCGTGCCCAACCCCTGGGTGACGGGCGGCGAGTCGGCCGAACTCGCCCTGGCCCTGTGGGCGATGGGCGAGTCGGACCGGGCACTGGAGATCCTCCAGTCGATCCAGCACCTGCGCGATGCGGAGAGCGGGTTGTACTGGACGGGCTACGTCTTCGACGACGACGCCATCTGGCCGCGCGAGCTGACGACTTGGACCGCGGGGTCGCTGCTGCTGGCCGTCGCCGCACTGGGTGGGCATGACGCCACGTGTGCGGTGTTCGGCGGGGATCGCCTGCCGACCGGGCTGGACCCGGAGTGCTGCGCCTGA
- a CDS encoding VWA domain-containing protein encodes MALRLVLCLALVTAVLTACSGDDADEPVRLRVLASPDLAVLTPLLGELKESTGVDLRLDLRPDAETKTPDRDHYDLAWLSSDRYLRLTAKSAMQGLQRTATMTSPVVIGLEPDLARKLRAGVPGARLTWADIADAAATGTLRFGMADPRHSAGGLAALVGVATAAAGTGGALRPGDVSCDRLRGFRSGQTLTADTGPALLDSYADHQDRANALITYESDLLALNATDRLDGPLEVIRPEDGTVLADFPLLLLDESHGAAYAKVAQWLQRDSTQQKIMQRTLRRPVNATVTRNPQLREPVGNALYYPDQLAVIKTLLADYGDPARRTADQVVFLLDFSGSMRGDRMAGLREAFADLSGADSTASGKFTRFHRGERLTVVRFGDRVLEEKTVTVTGPKDLKTLADTVARGGYGDATAVWSALDHGYRTATRELAADPDRSVSLVLMTDGENNTGLAYDDFVRHHKALPAAVRTGVPTYPVHFGEADAGELRRAAAQTGGRMVDAADSSLSEAFKEIRGCH; translated from the coding sequence TTGGCGCTCCGTCTCGTCCTGTGCCTGGCGCTCGTGACCGCCGTACTCACCGCCTGCTCGGGCGACGACGCCGACGAGCCCGTCCGGCTGCGCGTGCTCGCGAGCCCCGACCTGGCCGTACTCACCCCCCTGCTGGGCGAGTTGAAGGAGTCCACCGGTGTCGACCTCCGGCTGGACCTCCGGCCCGACGCCGAGACGAAGACCCCGGACCGCGACCACTACGACCTCGCCTGGCTGTCCTCCGACCGCTATCTGCGGCTCACCGCCAAGAGCGCGATGCAGGGGTTGCAGCGCACGGCCACCATGACGTCCCCGGTGGTCATCGGCCTCGAACCGGACCTGGCACGCAAGCTCCGCGCCGGGGTGCCCGGCGCCCGGCTCACCTGGGCGGACATCGCCGACGCCGCCGCGACCGGCACGCTCCGCTTCGGGATGGCGGACCCCAGGCACTCCGCGGGCGGACTCGCCGCCCTCGTCGGCGTCGCCACCGCCGCCGCCGGCACGGGCGGCGCACTGCGCCCGGGCGACGTCTCATGCGACCGGCTGCGCGGCTTCCGCTCCGGCCAGACCCTCACCGCGGACACCGGGCCCGCCCTCCTCGACTCGTACGCCGACCACCAGGACCGGGCCAACGCCCTCATCACCTACGAGTCCGACCTGCTCGCCCTCAACGCCACCGACCGCCTCGACGGCCCACTGGAGGTCATCCGCCCCGAGGACGGCACGGTCCTCGCCGACTTCCCCCTGCTGCTCCTCGACGAGTCCCACGGCGCCGCCTACGCCAAGGTCGCTCAGTGGCTCCAGCGCGACTCGACACAGCAGAAGATCATGCAGCGCACCCTGCGCCGCCCGGTCAACGCGACGGTCACCAGAAACCCACAGCTACGCGAGCCGGTCGGCAACGCGCTCTACTACCCCGACCAACTCGCCGTCATCAAAACCCTGTTGGCCGACTACGGCGACCCGGCCCGACGCACGGCCGACCAGGTCGTCTTCCTGCTCGACTTCTCCGGCTCGATGCGCGGTGACCGGATGGCGGGGTTGCGGGAGGCCTTCGCCGACCTGAGCGGCGCGGACTCCACGGCGTCCGGCAAGTTCACCCGCTTCCACCGGGGCGAGCGGCTGACGGTGGTCCGTTTCGGCGACCGCGTCCTGGAGGAGAAGACGGTGACCGTGACCGGCCCGAAGGACCTGAAGACCCTGGCCGACACGGTCGCCCGAGGCGGCTACGGCGACGCCACGGCCGTATGGTCCGCCCTGGACCACGGCTACCGCACCGCCACCCGTGAACTGGCCGCCGACCCCGACCGGTCCGTCTCCCTCGTCCTGATGACGGACGGCGAGAACAACACGGGCCTCGCCTACGACGACTTCGTACGCCACCACAAGGCCCTGCCCGCCGCCGTACGCACGGGCGTCCCCACCTACCCCGTCCACTTCGGCGAGGCCGACGCGGGCGAACTGCGGCGCGCGGCGGCGCAGACGGGCGGGCGGATGGTCGACGCCGCCGACTCGTCCCTTTCCGAGGCGTTCAAGGAGATCCGTGGCTGTCACTGA
- a CDS encoding class I SAM-dependent methyltransferase, with the protein MSTAPKPEILAAFEAAKGFMPVDEGLALYAAAVEAGRLGLPLLEVGTYCGRSTILLADAARQAGVTALTVDHHRGSEEQQPGWDYHDPETVDPEIGLMDTLPTFRRTLHKAGLEEHVIALVGRSPQVAKVWGTPLGLVFVDGGHTDEHANADYEGWAPHVAEGGLLVIHDVFPNPEDEFTGQAPYRMYLRALESAAFTEVSVTDSLRVLKRTGAGV; encoded by the coding sequence ATGTCCACGGCCCCCAAGCCGGAGATCCTGGCCGCGTTCGAGGCGGCCAAGGGCTTCATGCCCGTGGACGAGGGACTCGCGCTCTACGCGGCGGCCGTCGAGGCGGGCCGCCTCGGTCTCCCCCTCCTGGAGGTCGGCACCTACTGCGGCCGCTCCACGATCCTCCTCGCCGACGCCGCCCGCCAGGCCGGGGTGACGGCCCTCACGGTCGACCACCACCGCGGCAGCGAGGAGCAGCAGCCGGGTTGGGACTACCACGACCCGGAGACGGTCGACCCCGAGATCGGCCTGATGGACACGCTGCCGACGTTCCGCCGCACGCTGCACAAGGCCGGCCTGGAGGAGCACGTGATCGCCCTGGTCGGCCGCTCCCCGCAGGTGGCGAAGGTCTGGGGCACGCCCCTCGGCCTGGTCTTCGTCGACGGGGGCCACACCGACGAGCACGCGAACGCCGACTACGAGGGCTGGGCGCCGCATGTCGCCGAGGGCGGCCTGCTCGTCATCCACGACGTGTTCCCGAACCCGGAGGACGAGTTCACGGGTCAAGCCCCATACCGCATGTACCTGCGGGCGCTTGAGTCCGCGGCGTTCACGGAGGTGTCGGTCACAGACTCGCTGCGCGTGCTGAAGCGGACGGGGGCAGGCGTCTGA
- a CDS encoding class I SAM-dependent methyltransferase gives MLTVDFSRFPLAPGDRVLDLGCGAGRHAFECYRRGAQVVALDQNGEEIREVAKWFAAMKEAGEAPEGATATAMEGNALALPFPDESFDVVIISEVMEHIPDDKGVLAEMVRVLKPGGRIAITVPRYGPEKVCWALSDAYHEVEGGHIRIYKADELLAKIREAGLKPYGTHHAHALHSPYWWLKCAFGVDNDKALPVRAYHKLLVWDIMKKPLATRVAEQALNPLIGKSFVAYATKPHLPRISETQAATK, from the coding sequence GTGCTGACCGTCGACTTCTCCCGGTTCCCGCTCGCCCCGGGCGACCGCGTCCTGGACCTCGGCTGCGGTGCCGGCCGGCACGCGTTCGAGTGTTACCGGCGCGGTGCCCAGGTCGTGGCGCTGGACCAGAACGGGGAGGAGATCCGCGAGGTCGCCAAGTGGTTCGCGGCGATGAAGGAAGCCGGGGAGGCCCCCGAGGGCGCGACCGCGACGGCGATGGAGGGCAACGCGCTCGCCCTCCCCTTCCCCGACGAGTCCTTCGACGTCGTGATCATCTCCGAGGTCATGGAGCACATCCCGGACGACAAGGGCGTACTCGCCGAGATGGTCCGGGTGCTCAAGCCCGGCGGCCGTATCGCCATCACCGTCCCCCGCTACGGCCCCGAGAAGGTCTGCTGGGCGCTGTCCGACGCCTACCACGAGGTCGAGGGCGGCCACATCCGCATCTACAAGGCGGACGAACTGCTCGCGAAGATCCGCGAGGCCGGCCTGAAGCCGTACGGCACCCACCACGCCCACGCCCTGCACTCGCCGTACTGGTGGCTGAAGTGCGCGTTCGGCGTCGACAACGACAAGGCGCTGCCGGTGCGGGCGTACCACAAGCTGCTGGTCTGGGACATCATGAAGAAACCGCTGGCCACCCGGGTCGCCGAACAGGCGCTGAACCCGCTGATCGGCAAGAGCTTCGTGGCGTACGCGACCAAGCCCCACCTGCCCCGCATCTCCGAAACTCAGGCGGCCACCAAGTGA
- a CDS encoding LLM class F420-dependent oxidoreductase — MRLGLALGYWGRGPSADHVPLAQEAERLGYDSVWTAESWGSDAFTPLTWIAAQTSRIKLGTAVAQMAARSPTTTAMHALTLDHLSGGRMMLGLGLSGPQVVEGWYGRPFPSSPLTATREYVDVVRQVLRREAPVELDGRFHSHPYRGPDAGGIGKALKAITHPLRADLPVLLGAEGPKNVAQTVRIADGWLPLYWSPSRPDAYGDAVRDLPQGFLVAPMARVQVCADVSEGLLPVKTMLGFYIGGMGHAARNFHADLMARMGYEEEARRIQQLFLDGRREEALLAVPDAFADEISLIGPRERIAERLELWRKGPVTDLLALAPDPHSLRVLAELNT, encoded by the coding sequence ATGCGGCTCGGGCTCGCACTCGGCTACTGGGGGCGCGGCCCCTCCGCGGACCATGTGCCCCTCGCTCAGGAGGCCGAGCGGCTCGGCTACGACTCCGTGTGGACCGCCGAGTCCTGGGGTTCCGACGCCTTCACCCCGCTCACCTGGATCGCCGCGCAGACCTCAAGGATCAAGCTGGGTACGGCCGTTGCCCAGATGGCCGCCCGGTCCCCGACGACCACCGCCATGCACGCCCTCACCCTCGACCACCTCTCCGGTGGGCGCATGATGCTCGGGCTCGGGTTGTCGGGACCGCAGGTGGTGGAGGGGTGGTACGGGCGGCCGTTCCCGAGCTCGCCGCTGACCGCCACGCGCGAGTACGTCGATGTCGTACGGCAGGTGCTGCGGCGCGAGGCGCCGGTCGAGCTCGACGGGCGTTTTCACTCCCACCCGTATCGCGGTCCGGACGCCGGCGGCATCGGCAAGGCGCTGAAGGCGATCACCCATCCCCTCCGCGCCGACCTGCCCGTCCTTCTCGGTGCCGAGGGTCCGAAGAATGTCGCGCAGACCGTGCGGATCGCCGACGGCTGGCTGCCGTTGTACTGGTCGCCCAGCAGGCCCGACGCCTACGGGGACGCGGTGCGCGACCTCCCGCAGGGCTTCCTCGTCGCCCCTATGGCCCGCGTCCAGGTCTGCGCCGACGTCTCCGAAGGCCTCCTCCCCGTCAAGACCATGCTCGGCTTCTACATCGGCGGTATGGGCCACGCGGCCCGCAACTTCCATGCCGACCTCATGGCACGGATGGGGTACGAGGAGGAAGCCCGCCGGATTCAGCAGTTGTTCCTGGACGGCCGCCGCGAGGAGGCCCTCCTCGCCGTCCCGGACGCCTTCGCCGACGAGATCTCCCTCATCGGTCCTCGTGAACGCATCGCCGAGCGGCTGGAGTTGTGGCGGAAGGGGCCGGTGACCGATCTGCTGGCTCTGGCGCCCGATCCGCACAGCCTGCGCGTGCTCGCCGAGCTCAACACATGA